In a genomic window of Coprococcus eutactus:
- a CDS encoding acyl carrier protein, whose protein sequence is MDKKILTAKVLEVFSNVLPEIDAGNLDMTAPLTTAYGVNSVSIIQFIVGLENELNIEFDDSELALGLYYDMNDMIKAVEAKVS, encoded by the coding sequence ATGGACAAAAAGATATTAACAGCAAAGGTATTGGAGGTATTTTCTAATGTTCTTCCAGAGATAGATGCGGGAAATCTGGATATGACGGCGCCTCTTACAACAGCTTATGGGGTTAATTCAGTGTCTATCATACAGTTCATCGTAGGACTTGAGAATGAGCTCAATATAGAATTTGACGATTCTGAGCTTGCCCTCGGCTTATACTATGACATGAATGATATGATCAAGGCTGTCGAGGCCAAAGTCAGCTAA
- a CDS encoding beta-ketoacyl-ACP synthase III yields MAIRIMGTGSCLAEREVSNDELSKYVDTSDEWISSRTGIKNRRIAVTETTTSMAAEAALKALEMAGRAAEDVELIVLATVTPDYYTPSGACQVQAAIGADKAIAFDVNAACSGFVFALNIAKMYIETGFVKNALVIGSETLSKILDWNDRGTCVLFGDGAGAAYVEESDKGIISIVQGSIGKKGMVLNCESRKTNNLFINEEVKPDYLYMDGQEVYKFAVRQCPKCLVEALDKAGMTADDVDYFVLHQANVRIIESVAKRLKAPLEKFPTTLDYTGNMSAASVPVLLDQLVREHGLKRGDKIAMSAFGAGLTYGAVVMEW; encoded by the coding sequence ATGGCAATAAGAATAATGGGAACAGGCAGCTGTCTGGCAGAGAGAGAAGTATCCAATGACGAGTTATCAAAGTATGTAGATACATCAGATGAATGGATATCTTCCAGAACGGGAATCAAGAACAGAAGGATAGCTGTGACGGAGACTACGACCAGCATGGCTGCTGAGGCTGCGCTGAAGGCTCTTGAGATGGCAGGAAGGGCTGCTGAGGATGTGGAACTTATAGTTCTTGCTACAGTGACACCGGATTATTATACGCCAAGCGGGGCATGTCAGGTGCAGGCAGCTATAGGTGCTGATAAGGCGATTGCCTTTGATGTGAATGCCGCATGTTCTGGATTCGTATTTGCGCTGAATATTGCAAAGATGTATATAGAGACAGGGTTCGTGAAAAATGCTCTGGTGATAGGCTCGGAGACACTGTCCAAGATCCTTGACTGGAACGACAGGGGCACATGCGTGCTGTTCGGTGATGGTGCAGGAGCTGCGTATGTAGAAGAGTCGGATAAGGGAATAATAAGTATTGTTCAGGGATCCATTGGCAAGAAAGGTATGGTACTCAACTGCGAGAGCAGAAAGACAAACAATCTGTTTATAAATGAAGAGGTAAAGCCTGACTATCTGTATATGGATGGACAGGAGGTGTATAAGTTCGCGGTCAGACAGTGCCCAAAGTGCCTTGTTGAGGCACTTGACAAGGCTGGCATGACGGCGGATGATGTGGACTATTTCGTACTTCATCAGGCAAATGTAAGGATTATAGAGTCAGTTGCCAAGAGACTCAAGGCGCCACTTGAGAAGTTCCCTACAACACTTGATTACACAGGTAATATGTCAGCTGCAAGCGTTCCTGTACTTCTTGATCAGCTCGTAAGAGAGCATGGATTGAAGCGCGGTGACAAGATCGCCATGTCTGCATTTGGCGCAGGACTCACATACGGCGCAGTTGTCATGGAGTGGTAG
- a CDS encoding citrate synthase, whose protein sequence is MSINNLSSFTKARVGLCVESDSIDNNLYEEYGVKRGLRDLNGIGINAGITNISLSRAYKPDSDKLIPIDGELYYRGYEIRQLIDGFMSENRYGFEECTYLLLFGKLPDADELSQFKQVLNLAYDLPHNFIQDVIMKNPTKDIISNMTKSILALGSYDKSETDISLDNVLQQCLMIISVFPRLAVYSFQGYRHYELGKSCYIHKPDPKLSFAENILSMLRSDRKYTQLEARVLDLALVLHMEHGGGSNSTFTTRVVTSSGSDTYATVAAALCSLKGPLNGGGDLKVMEMMKNIHNNVEDVTDETQVKEYIRKIVRGEAFDRSGVVYGMGQPIYSLSDPRALIIKEYVEKLAEEKHEKDEFKLYELIERVAPEVIAEERKIYKGVCINIDYYCGLLYKMLKIPYALYTPLFAIGRVVGWSAHRMEELVNSYKIMRPAYPSLVEPKSYVPIDER, encoded by the coding sequence ATGTCAATCAATAACCTTAGTTCATTTACAAAAGCCCGCGTAGGACTATGCGTAGAGAGTGATTCAATAGACAATAATCTCTACGAAGAATACGGTGTAAAGCGCGGTCTTCGCGACCTGAACGGCATTGGGATCAACGCTGGAATTACCAATATTTCATTGAGCCGCGCCTACAAGCCGGACAGCGATAAACTCATACCAATCGACGGTGAACTTTACTATAGAGGATACGAGATACGTCAGCTCATAGATGGCTTTATGTCGGAAAACAGATATGGATTCGAGGAATGCACATACCTTTTGCTATTTGGCAAACTTCCAGACGCAGACGAGCTTTCCCAGTTTAAGCAGGTACTCAATCTGGCATACGATCTTCCTCACAACTTTATTCAGGATGTCATCATGAAGAACCCAACAAAGGATATCATCTCAAATATGACCAAGAGTATCCTTGCCCTTGGATCATATGACAAATCAGAGACGGACATCTCTCTGGACAACGTTCTCCAGCAGTGCCTTATGATCATAAGTGTATTTCCTCGTCTTGCCGTGTATTCATTCCAGGGATACAGACATTACGAACTCGGAAAAAGCTGCTACATACACAAGCCTGACCCTAAGCTTTCATTTGCTGAGAACATACTGAGCATGCTCCGTTCAGATAGAAAATATACCCAGCTTGAGGCCAGGGTTCTCGACCTTGCGCTTGTTCTCCACATGGAGCACGGCGGTGGAAGCAATTCAACATTTACGACAAGAGTTGTGACATCCTCTGGATCAGATACATATGCGACGGTCGCTGCCGCTCTCTGCTCCCTCAAGGGGCCTCTTAACGGAGGCGGAGACCTCAAGGTTATGGAGATGATGAAGAATATCCACAACAATGTTGAGGATGTGACAGATGAAACACAGGTTAAGGAATATATCAGAAAGATCGTCAGAGGAGAAGCATTTGACAGGTCTGGTGTTGTATACGGAATGGGACAGCCTATCTACTCACTCTCAGATCCGCGCGCCTTAATCATAAAGGAATACGTTGAAAAGCTCGCCGAGGAAAAACACGAAAAAGATGAATTTAAGCTCTATGAACTCATCGAAAGAGTCGCCCCTGAAGTTATAGCCGAGGAGCGCAAGATATACAAGGGTGTATGTATAAATATCGACTATTACTGTGGTCTCCTCTACAAGATGCTCAAGATTCCTTACGCGCTGTACACACCGCTGTTCGCCATCGGACGTGTGGTTGGCTGGAGTGCTCACCGCATGGAAGAACTTGTCAACAGCTATAAGATCATGCGGCCTGCTTATCCAAGCCTTGTAGAGCCAAAGTCTTATGTGCCTATAGACGAGAGGTAA
- a CDS encoding LOG family protein, whose amino-acid sequence MNICVYGASSNTIDSSYIEQTEYLGRQMAKRGHSLVYGAGANGLMGAVARGAHEEHGKIIGVAPSFFNVDGILYENITELITTETMRERKQIMEDRADAFIMTPGGIGTLDEFFEILTLKQLGRHGKAIVVYNQNGFFEPLLTMMSETAVKGFMTNATNEIYAVMDDADAILDYLESYKTDIGKVFKF is encoded by the coding sequence ATGAACATATGCGTATACGGAGCGTCAAGCAACACCATTGACAGCTCTTATATAGAACAGACGGAGTATCTCGGCAGACAGATGGCAAAGCGCGGTCACTCTCTGGTCTACGGCGCAGGTGCCAACGGACTCATGGGTGCTGTAGCCAGAGGTGCTCATGAAGAACACGGAAAAATCATCGGCGTGGCGCCTTCTTTCTTTAATGTTGATGGCATTCTCTACGAGAATATTACCGAACTGATAACTACTGAGACCATGAGAGAGAGAAAACAGATCATGGAAGACCGGGCAGATGCTTTTATCATGACTCCGGGGGGTATCGGTACTCTTGATGAGTTCTTCGAGATACTCACTCTAAAACAGCTTGGCCGCCATGGCAAGGCTATCGTGGTGTATAACCAGAACGGCTTTTTCGAACCACTGCTCACCATGATGAGCGAGACCGCAGTCAAAGGCTTTATGACGAACGCCACCAACGAAATATACGCAGTCATGGATGACGCAGACGCCATCTTAGACTACCTTGAAAGCTACAAAACCGATATAGGCAAAGTATTCAAATTCTAA
- a CDS encoding HPr family phosphocarrier protein, with the protein MVESTDIKVKLNSVEQVRQFVETIRKYDGDVDVYSTNRNYLVDGKSILGVFSLGLDQELTVKFYNGATESFISTLQPFMLAA; encoded by the coding sequence ATGGTAGAATCAACAGATATCAAGGTAAAGCTCAATTCGGTTGAGCAGGTCAGACAGTTTGTGGAGACAATAAGAAAATACGACGGAGATGTTGACGTATATTCAACAAACCGTAACTACCTTGTGGATGGCAAGTCAATTCTTGGTGTGTTCAGTTTGGGGCTTGATCAGGAGCTCACAGTTAAATTTTATAATGGAGCTACAGAATCATTTATAAGCACATTACAGCCGTTTATGCTCGCGGCATAA
- a CDS encoding DUF6472 family protein, with translation MASSCDMCAHYVYDEEDDFSECLVNMDEDDFARFIARGYDNCPYFQLDDEYKIVRHQM, from the coding sequence ATGGCTTCCAGTTGTGATATGTGTGCTCACTATGTATATGATGAAGAAGATGATTTCTCTGAGTGCCTGGTGAATATGGATGAGGATGACTTTGCCAGATTTATTGCCAGAGGATATGATAACTGTCCTTATTTTCAGTTGGATGATGAGTATAAGATAGTGAGACATCAGATGTGA
- a CDS encoding M48 family metallopeptidase, whose amino-acid sequence MDNNHTQNFDHLEYTVIRSNRKSICIEISPDLQIKVRAPQKMLDSQIRAFVASKDKWITDHLAIMQERLGSQAADTSRKPLSGSELAALAQKASIVIPERVKHFAPIIGVTYGRITIRHQKTRWRSCSSSGNLNFNCMLMTTTPELIDYVVVHELCHRKQMNHSPLFWAEVERALPNYKELRKELRQYSC is encoded by the coding sequence ATGGATAACAACCATACACAGAACTTCGATCATCTTGAATATACAGTGATCCGAAGCAACAGAAAATCAATATGCATAGAGATAAGCCCAGACCTGCAGATAAAGGTCCGGGCACCGCAAAAAATGCTCGATTCACAGATTCGGGCATTTGTGGCATCTAAAGATAAATGGATAACTGACCACCTCGCCATAATGCAGGAACGGCTAGGAAGTCAGGCAGCGGACACATCTCGCAAACCTCTTTCAGGCTCGGAACTTGCCGCGCTTGCGCAAAAGGCCTCCATCGTCATACCAGAACGTGTGAAACACTTCGCGCCTATCATCGGCGTGACATACGGTCGCATAACCATCCGCCATCAGAAGACAAGGTGGAGAAGCTGCAGTTCATCAGGCAACCTGAATTTCAACTGCATGCTCATGACTACCACCCCCGAGCTCATCGACTATGTTGTGGTCCACGAGCTCTGCCACAGAAAGCAGATGAACCACTCGCCATTGTTCTGGGCTGAAGTGGAGAGAGCTCTCCCCAACTACAAAGAGCTGCGCAAGGAATTGAGGCAGTATAGCTGCTGA
- a CDS encoding glycoside hydrolase family 5 protein, which yields MKKQMKVTLIVIVAAIIVAAAIYIVRYIKSGNDLLTPVGTRAEFVGDTDKYPSMLRTKGVQIVNAEGEQVVLKGVMVPESHRLYDEKNFDEGFYKKVFDMGGNVIRVPVDPAEYKNDDYYMWRYLDRIVTWAGESGKYVIIDWDYTGNPIDGSGDEMPDISENPLDYSAEFWKNTAEYFKNTPNVIFEIYNEPVGMSDSEWKRCADSLIGVIRDAGAKQLIIVGSPDYCYDLGWLDELGETNNNTAFAVHVYPDKVFWQKFISGYVTSYPIIVTEWGYTDDDVKVKNEKLKGTRNVFGIKFSSYLKKHNVGWVASSYDYKTEPSMFKKNYKNKTKWGEFVAELLSEDE from the coding sequence ATGAAAAAACAGATGAAGGTGACTTTGATTGTGATAGTTGCGGCGATAATTGTGGCGGCAGCTATATATATTGTCAGATATATTAAGAGTGGTAATGATCTGCTGACGCCGGTTGGCACAAGGGCAGAGTTTGTTGGCGATACGGACAAGTATCCGTCTATGCTCCGCACAAAGGGAGTGCAGATAGTGAATGCAGAAGGCGAGCAGGTTGTGCTAAAGGGTGTCATGGTTCCTGAATCCCATAGATTATATGATGAGAAGAATTTTGATGAAGGATTCTATAAGAAAGTATTTGATATGGGCGGAAATGTTATCAGAGTTCCAGTTGATCCTGCAGAGTACAAGAATGATGATTATTATATGTGGAGATACCTGGATAGGATAGTCACCTGGGCAGGAGAAAGTGGCAAATATGTTATTATTGACTGGGATTATACAGGCAATCCTATAGATGGCAGCGGAGATGAGATGCCAGACATTTCAGAGAATCCGCTTGACTATTCAGCAGAGTTCTGGAAGAATACAGCAGAGTACTTCAAGAACACTCCGAATGTTATCTTTGAGATATACAATGAACCGGTTGGAATGAGTGATTCAGAGTGGAAGAGATGTGCAGACAGCCTTATAGGAGTCATCAGGGATGCGGGCGCAAAGCAGCTCATCATAGTTGGAAGTCCGGATTATTGTTATGATCTTGGATGGCTCGATGAACTCGGTGAGACAAACAACAACACAGCATTTGCAGTACATGTGTATCCTGACAAGGTGTTCTGGCAGAAGTTTATTTCCGGATATGTGACGAGCTACCCTATCATAGTAACTGAGTGGGGATATACGGATGATGATGTGAAAGTGAAGAATGAGAAGCTTAAGGGAACGAGGAATGTCTTTGGAATAAAGTTTTCTTCGTATCTGAAAAAACATAATGTTGGTTGGGTAGCGAGCAGCTATGATTACAAGACGGAACCATCGATGTTCAAAAAGAACTACAAGAATAAGACAAAGTGGGGCGAATTCGTGGCAGAGCTGTTAAGCGAAGATGAATAA
- a CDS encoding transglutaminase domain-containing protein translates to MKKKLVAFLLTLIMILPFVNTAYAADKGDTTNSSSGSGKINGKTYYYDQFDNSAYRTVYNQINEAAAAFNSSNQTAQYQDGGYYTAFTLSISNKDWEVIGNDGLRQVMNAVLADHPEYFWMSDSYECKASSSGELKFQLLTVECYSLYANGDSRIVYVNNFDLAVKTYAATLSENAKDYEKVYLIHNAIINKVYYADNITSRNNDNIYAYTADGVFSSQYLKAVTYGYAKAFKAVMDYIDVPCIYIEGQNSDLLDDSAETQKKLKDENYINNCAWNAVYLGGEWYLINLGLDDPVTTTGKEALSYKYFNITDSQASNLTAIPDRVPGIPSCNGTEYCLTKVQQDLEADGLWEKSSYNFLDMILDRYGLSVVLISVGVILLLIVSLFKNIRKRTKSKKKDKVKKTKTTVVDNSELDDELRKPPLS, encoded by the coding sequence ATGAAAAAGAAGTTAGTAGCATTTCTGCTCACCCTCATCATGATTCTGCCATTTGTCAATACAGCATACGCTGCTGATAAGGGAGATACGACAAATAGCAGTTCTGGATCTGGCAAGATAAACGGCAAGACTTATTATTATGATCAGTTTGACAACAGCGCATACAGAACTGTATATAATCAGATCAACGAAGCCGCTGCTGCATTTAACTCGTCAAACCAGACCGCACAATATCAGGATGGTGGCTATTACACAGCATTTACACTGTCGATAAGCAATAAAGACTGGGAAGTTATCGGCAACGATGGTCTTCGCCAGGTTATGAACGCGGTTTTGGCCGATCATCCGGAATATTTTTGGATGTCTGACAGCTACGAATGTAAGGCATCTTCATCCGGAGAATTAAAATTCCAGTTGCTGACAGTTGAATGTTATTCACTGTATGCCAATGGTGACTCGCGAATAGTGTATGTCAACAATTTCGACCTTGCAGTAAAAACTTACGCAGCTACACTAAGTGAAAACGCAAAGGATTATGAAAAGGTATATCTGATCCACAACGCCATCATCAACAAAGTCTATTATGCAGACAATATCACAAGCAGGAACAATGATAACATATATGCATACACAGCAGATGGTGTTTTCAGTTCGCAATACCTGAAAGCAGTTACATACGGCTACGCCAAAGCATTTAAAGCTGTAATGGATTATATTGATGTACCTTGCATATATATTGAGGGACAGAATTCTGATCTTCTCGATGATTCAGCAGAAACACAAAAGAAATTAAAAGATGAGAACTACATTAACAACTGTGCATGGAATGCAGTATATCTCGGCGGGGAATGGTATCTCATAAACCTTGGTCTTGACGATCCTGTTACCACCACTGGCAAAGAGGCACTGTCATACAAGTACTTCAACATTACGGATTCGCAGGCTTCTAACCTGACTGCCATCCCAGACAGAGTCCCTGGAATTCCATCCTGTAACGGCACAGAATATTGTCTCACGAAGGTTCAACAGGATCTCGAAGCTGATGGATTATGGGAAAAGTCCAGTTACAACTTTTTAGACATGATACTTGACAGATATGGCCTCTCCGTCGTTTTGATAAGCGTCGGTGTCATACTCTTACTTATCGTATCTCTCTTTAAGAATATTCGCAAAAGAACCAAGAGTAAGAAAAAAGATAAGGTCAAAAAAACAAAAACAACTGTGGTCGACAATTCTGAGCTTGACGACGAGCTCAGAAAGCCGCCTCTTTCATAA
- the udp gene encoding uridine phosphorylase produces the protein MVYESEQGLEYHIKVNEDLIGRYVIMPGDPKRCSAIAKYLEDAELVADSREFVTYTGYLGGEKVSVTSTGIGGPSAAIALEELVHSGAHTFIRVGTCGGMQTDIIGGDIVVATGSVRMEGTSREYAPIEYPAVADIDVVNALVRSAKALAVPVHAGVVQSKDSFYGQHSPQIMPVSYELSDKWEAWKRMGCKASEMESAALFIVGAFLKVRVGACFLVVANQERAAAGLPNPEVHDTDRAIRVAVNAIKELIEEDKRKN, from the coding sequence ATGGTATATGAGTCAGAGCAGGGGCTGGAGTATCATATAAAGGTGAATGAAGACTTGATTGGGCGGTATGTTATCATGCCGGGAGATCCGAAACGGTGCAGTGCGATAGCAAAATATCTTGAAGATGCCGAGCTTGTTGCAGATAGCCGGGAATTTGTCACATATACGGGATATCTTGGCGGTGAGAAGGTTAGTGTTACATCCACTGGAATAGGGGGTCCTTCGGCGGCGATAGCGCTTGAGGAACTGGTTCATTCCGGTGCACACACATTTATCCGCGTGGGCACATGTGGGGGCATGCAGACGGATATAATAGGAGGAGACATCGTTGTTGCCACAGGCTCGGTGCGAATGGAAGGTACGTCTAGGGAATACGCGCCGATAGAGTATCCGGCCGTTGCAGATATAGATGTGGTGAATGCCCTCGTCAGATCGGCAAAGGCCTTGGCGGTTCCGGTACATGCCGGTGTTGTCCAGAGCAAGGACTCGTTTTATGGACAACATTCCCCTCAGATAATGCCTGTGAGTTACGAACTCTCAGACAAATGGGAGGCCTGGAAACGCATGGGCTGTAAGGCGTCCGAGATGGAGTCCGCGGCGCTGTTTATAGTAGGGGCATTTCTGAAAGTGAGAGTCGGAGCCTGTTTTTTGGTCGTTGCAAACCAGGAGAGAGCGGCAGCAGGACTTCCAAATCCGGAGGTCCATGATACTGACAGGGCCATCCGTGTGGCGGTAAACGCCATAAAAGAGCTCATAGAAGAGGATAAAAGAAAAAATTGA
- a CDS encoding ABC-F family ATP-binding cassette domain-containing protein codes for MNLLTIKNFSKSYTDKILFDNADFSINSKEKIGIIGVNGTGKSTLLKIIAGIDTCDSGQLSKGNNVVIRYLPQTPDFTEAVSIYDYVITANSNEENQWSIEGDAKAFLHRLGFDDTSLIVNTLSGGQRKKVALAAALLSSCDILVLDEPTNHLDNDMTEYLEEYLNNYKGALVMVTHDRYFLDKVCNRIVEIDKGKTYSYNANYEGYLMLKAERENIALATQNKHQNILRKEIAWMQRGARARSTKQKAHIQRYEKLASEELIKETQSVTMSSIASRLGNKTIEINNISKTWPERENPIIQDFSYNFLRTDRIGVVGPNGCGKTTLMKLITGNIKPDKGYIDIGETVRIGYFSQENESLDPNMKVLDYVKETAEYIQTTEGLMSASTMCERFLFDGTLQHQRIEKLSGGEKRRLYLLKVLVSSPNVLILDEPTNDLDISTLCILEDYLDSFQGILIVVSHDRYFLDRVIRKLLVFDGKGAISQFEGGYTDYYITHGAFANSAAGTTNDTTRSSSSKAQETISLEDDPAADQNKKKGREPAIKKKFSFNEQREYDTIEDDIAAKESEITQIEADINGSVSDFIKLNELTEKKAKLDEELDHLLDRYIYLTELAESFDR; via the coding sequence ATGAATTTATTAACCATAAAAAATTTTTCAAAATCATATACAGACAAAATACTATTTGACAACGCAGACTTCTCCATAAACTCAAAGGAGAAGATCGGTATCATCGGAGTAAACGGAACCGGAAAGTCAACACTGCTCAAGATAATCGCAGGGATCGACACCTGCGACTCAGGACAACTGTCCAAAGGAAACAATGTGGTCATCAGATACCTTCCACAGACTCCTGATTTCACCGAGGCCGTGAGCATCTACGACTACGTCATAACCGCTAACTCTAACGAGGAAAACCAATGGAGCATAGAGGGAGATGCCAAAGCATTTCTCCACAGACTTGGATTTGACGATACAAGCCTCATAGTAAACACCCTCTCCGGCGGTCAGCGCAAAAAGGTCGCCCTAGCCGCCGCACTGCTCTCAAGCTGTGACATATTGGTACTTGACGAGCCTACAAACCATCTGGACAACGACATGACAGAATATCTGGAGGAATACCTGAACAACTACAAAGGTGCGCTTGTGATGGTCACTCACGACAGATATTTTCTGGACAAGGTATGCAACCGGATAGTTGAGATAGACAAGGGCAAAACTTACAGCTACAACGCCAACTACGAAGGTTACCTCATGCTCAAAGCCGAGCGGGAAAATATCGCCCTTGCAACTCAGAACAAGCATCAGAACATCCTAAGAAAAGAAATCGCATGGATGCAGAGAGGTGCCCGTGCCAGGAGCACCAAACAGAAAGCACATATACAGAGATACGAAAAGCTCGCAAGTGAGGAGCTCATAAAAGAAACCCAGTCCGTCACCATGAGTTCCATCGCCAGCAGACTGGGCAACAAAACCATAGAGATAAACAATATATCCAAGACCTGGCCCGAACGCGAAAATCCCATTATACAGGATTTCTCATACAACTTCCTTCGCACTGACAGAATTGGAGTTGTCGGACCTAACGGATGCGGCAAAACCACGCTTATGAAACTTATAACAGGCAACATCAAGCCTGACAAAGGATATATAGACATAGGCGAAACTGTCCGTATTGGATATTTTTCTCAGGAAAACGAATCCCTTGATCCAAATATGAAGGTTCTGGACTATGTCAAAGAGACCGCAGAATATATACAGACCACCGAAGGACTTATGTCTGCATCAACCATGTGCGAACGCTTCCTGTTTGACGGAACACTGCAACACCAACGCATAGAGAAGCTGTCCGGTGGTGAAAAGAGAAGGCTGTACCTTCTGAAGGTCCTTGTATCATCACCAAATGTACTCATCCTGGATGAGCCTACAAACGACCTGGACATATCAACGCTATGTATACTTGAAGATTACCTTGACTCTTTCCAGGGCATACTCATAGTTGTATCCCACGACAGATACTTTCTGGACAGGGTTATACGCAAGCTTCTGGTATTTGACGGAAAGGGTGCGATCTCACAGTTTGAGGGCGGATACACCGACTACTATATAACCCACGGGGCATTTGCCAACAGTGCCGCAGGCACCACAAACGATACGACGCGATCATCTTCGTCAAAGGCTCAGGAAACCATCAGTTTGGAGGACGATCCAGCAGCGGATCAGAACAAAAAGAAGGGACGAGAACCGGCGATCAAGAAAAAATTCTCCTTCAACGAACAGCGGGAATACGACACTATAGAGGATGATATTGCCGCAAAGGAGTCGGAGATCACCCAGATAGAGGCAGACATTAACGGCTCCGTATCAGACTTCATTAAACTGAACGAGCTGACTGAGAAAAAGGCAAAGCTTGATGAAGAGCTTGATCATCTCCTGGACAGATATATTTATCTCACAGAACTAGCCGAATCATTTGACCGATAA
- a CDS encoding HPr family phosphocarrier protein, giving the protein MQITEMKAKVNTMDDIKKFVSYLNQFPNDVDVSSAQYVVDGKSILGVFSLDLERPLTVKFHGEVAPELQAKLDEFKC; this is encoded by the coding sequence ATGCAGATTACAGAGATGAAAGCTAAAGTGAACACAATGGATGACATCAAGAAGTTTGTATCATACCTTAATCAGTTTCCAAATGATGTTGACGTTTCATCAGCTCAGTATGTTGTAGATGGAAAGTCGATCTTAGGTGTGTTCAGCTTAGATCTTGAAAGACCACTTACTGTAAAGTTCCATGGAGAAGTAGCACCGGAGCTTCAGGCAAAGCTTGATGAGTTCAAGTGCTAA
- a CDS encoding DUF5011/hyalin repeat domain-containing protein: MADKESKADNSKVRDSKVRDREIRDREIRVDRSTMNRSDTTGNRQRSRSASSRPQSATAVQRTRTSTGRPLDKEKTRGDHPAKGTQSRTVRQSNAVHTSGAKSNSGVKRSDLKTRSKTYKKTNKKKSNVRLNPKTVIPAAIILGILLALVITLIMRASLLKVHQISQDYNMGDTFDIKNFFEASSVDTYIECDSNDFVPDKLGKYKVKFTVRRGKLSSRKTAKINVVDEVNPYISGPDEIEVKVGQDINWSDYYTVTDADPDIQSKLTSVKDLDTGKARAVNATLTVADWAGNTASKNITVVVTDGDVAN, from the coding sequence TTGGCAGATAAAGAAAGTAAAGCTGATAATAGTAAAGTGCGAGACAGTAAAGTGCGTGATAGAGAAATACGCGATAGAGAAATACGTGTAGATAGATCGACAATGAACAGATCAGATACGACAGGAAACAGACAGCGTAGCCGATCAGCAAGCTCAAGACCTCAAAGTGCAACTGCTGTTCAGAGAACAAGAACCAGTACAGGAAGACCGCTGGACAAGGAGAAGACACGGGGAGACCATCCTGCGAAGGGCACACAGAGCAGGACGGTGCGCCAATCCAATGCGGTCCATACATCCGGTGCGAAGAGTAATAGTGGTGTCAAAAGGAGTGATTTAAAGACTCGTTCAAAGACTTATAAAAAAACCAATAAAAAGAAAAGCAATGTAAGATTAAACCCTAAGACAGTTATTCCGGCAGCGATCATATTGGGAATTCTTCTAGCCCTGGTGATAACGCTTATAATGAGAGCAAGCTTGCTCAAAGTTCATCAGATTTCACAGGATTACAATATGGGGGATACATTTGATATAAAGAACTTTTTTGAAGCGTCAAGTGTAGATACTTATATCGAGTGCGATTCAAATGATTTTGTACCAGATAAGCTGGGAAAGTATAAAGTAAAATTCACAGTCAGAAGAGGAAAGCTGTCCAGCAGGAAAACAGCAAAGATAAATGTGGTGGATGAGGTTAATCCTTACATATCCGGTCCGGATGAAATAGAAGTTAAGGTGGGACAGGATATAAATTGGAGTGATTATTATACTGTTACAGATGCTGATCCTGATATTCAGAGCAAGCTCACTTCGGTGAAAGACTTGGACACAGGAAAGGCAAGAGCCGTAAATGCGACACTGACGGTCGCAGATTGGGCAGGCAATACTGCATCAAAGAATATAACCGTAGTGGTTACTGATGGAGACGTAGCTAATTAA